The Gemmatirosa kalamazoonensis nucleotide sequence GTCGGAGAGCCCCTCGATCTCCGCCAGCGCGCGCGCCAGCTCCGCCTCCTCGCGGGCGCGCAGCTCCGTGTCGACGATCGCCGCGATCTGCGTCACGGTCGGCGTCTCGAACAGCGCGCGCAGCGCGAGCCGCACGCCGAGCTCCTTGTTGATGCGTCCGAGCACGCGGATGGCGAGCAGCGAGTGGCCGCCGAGGTCGAGGAAGCTCTCGGTGACGCCGATACGCTCCTTCTTGAGGACGTCCTGCCAGATGCGCGCGACCGTCCCCTCGGTCGGCGTGCGCGGGGCGACGTAGGTGTCGGCCGCCGCGGCGCTCGCGTCGGGGGCCGGGAGCGCGCGCTTGTCCACCTTGCCGTTCGGCGTCAGCGGCAGCGCGTCGAGCAGCACCACCGCGCTCGGCACCATGTACTCCGGCAGCTGCGCCGCCAGCCACTCGACCAGCTTCTCGCGCGTCGGCCGGTCCGAGTGCGACACCGCGTAGCCCGCCTGCTTCGGCACCGCGTATGCCACGAGCGCCTCGTCCCGCAGCACGACGACCGCCTGCGCCACGCCGGGGTTCGCGCGCAGCACCTGCTCGATCTCGCCGAGCTCCACGCGGAAGCCACGCACCTTCACCTGATCATCGACGCGGCCGAGGAACTCGATGCTTCCATCCGGGAGCCGCTTCACGCGGTCACCCGTGCGGTACACGCGCTCGCCATGGAACGCGACGAACCGCTCGGCCGTCAGATCGTCGCGCTTCAGGTAGCCGCGTGCGACACCCGCGCCGCCGATCAGCAGCTCGCCGGGAATCCCCACTGGCTGCTCGTTGCCGTGCGCGTCGACCACGTACGCATGGGTATTCGCGAGCGGCTTGCCTAACGGCACCGTCTGCCCGCTCAACGAGGCCGTGGTGACCTCGTGGGTGAGGACGCCGACGGTGGTCTCGGTCGGACCATAGTGGTTCAGCACCCGGCACGTCCCCGCATTGAGGAACGTCCGCGCGACCTCGGGCCGCAGCGCCTCGCCGCCCACCACGAGCCACGTCGTCGGCAGCGCCGTCCCGAGCGCGACGACGTGGTTCGGCGTCGCCTTGATCACGTCGAGCGGGTGCGCCGCGACATACTCGGCGAACCGCGCCGGGTCCGTCGTCACGTCCTTCGAGAGCACGTGCAGCGTGCCACCCGCGATGAGCGAGGGCAGGAGCGCCGTGTTCCCGAGGTCGGCCGCGAGCGTGCTGACCATGCCGAAGTGCAGCCCGTCGAGCGCGCCGAGCACGCGCGAGATCGTGCGCGCATAGTGCACCGCGTTCGCGTGTGTGACGGCGACGCCCTTCGGCGTGCCCGTCGACCCGGAGGTGTAGAGCACGTACACCAGATCGTCCGGCGCGGCCACAGAGTCGACGTTCGCATCCGACGATGCGCCCGACGCGTCGACGGTCACCGCCTGCACGGACGCGGGCAGCTTCCCGGCCCCGGCCGCATCCGTCACGACGACTTTGGCCCCGCTCTCCGTGAGCTGCGTCGCGAGCCGCCCCGCCGGCGCCTCGACGGAGAGCGGCATGTACGCGCCGCCCGCCTTCAGGATGCCTAACAGCCCGACGACTGCCTCGGCCGAGCGATCGAGCAGCAGGCCGACCGGCGTGTTGGACGACACGCCTAACGACCGGAGCTGCCGCGCGAGCGCGTTCGCCCGCGCGTTCAGCTCCGCATACGACAGCGTCGCGTCCGCGCCGACGACCGCCGCGCGCTCCGGCACCCGCGCGGCCTGCGCCTCGAACGACTCGACGAGCGTGGCGGGAGCGCCGAGCGCCGCGGCCGTGTCGTTCCACGCCGCGAGCTGCGCCCGCTCGCCGGCG carries:
- a CDS encoding non-ribosomal peptide synthetase, translating into MTTEARMAGQSAGPEEGGIPRRATTAGDVAPMSFAQELLWLLDRAAPGLTAYNVPRAIRVRGALDAEALRGALDTVVARHELLRTTYRSGPNGQPQQVVHAHRPFALPVVDLTSLPADAREAEAERLVMAEATTCFDLGADLLLRARLIRLAADDHILVLVSHHIVSDGWSKGILFRELSAAYDALSAGRAPALAPLPIQYADFAIWQRAAAEGPELREHLDYWRGRLAQPLPTLELPTDFPRPAAQGFAGSRRDSVLPNDLVARLRELGQSYGATPYMVLLAAYQTVLHRYSGQADIITGSPIAGRTRPEVEGLLGYFANTLAMRTSFADDPTFAELLERISENAVDAYEHEAVPFEELVLELRAADAPGTPSHAPLFSCVLRMEDTLPDELRLGAASLEFLSLDIGQTKFDLTLLVAEVPQGLRLALGFRTDLFMPGYAERFLGHVRSVLEAAVADAEVRVSKIALLTAGERAQLAAWNDTAAALGAPATLVESFEAQAARVPERAAVVGADATLSYAELNARANALARQLRSLGVSSNTPVGLLLDRSAEAVVGLLGILKAGGAYMPLSVEAPAGRLATQLTESGAKVVVTDAAGAGKLPASVQAVTVDASGASSDANVDSVAAPDDLVYVLYTSGSTGTPKGVAVTHANAVHYARTISRVLGALDGLHFGMVSTLAADLGNTALLPSLIAGGTLHVLSKDVTTDPARFAEYVAAHPLDVIKATPNHVVALGTALPTTWLVVGGEALRPEVARTFLNAGTCRVLNHYGPTETTVGVLTHEVTTASLSGQTVPLGKPLANTHAYVVDAHGNEQPVGIPGELLIGGAGVARGYLKRDDLTAERFVAFHGERVYRTGDRVKRLPDGSIEFLGRVDDQVKVRGFRVELGEIEQVLRANPGVAQAVVVLRDEALVAYAVPKQAGYAVSHSDRPTREKLVEWLAAQLPEYMVPSAVVLLDALPLTPNGKVDKRALPAPDASAAAADTYVAPRTPTEGTVARIWQDVLKKERIGVTESFLDLGGHSLLAIRVLGRINKELGVRLALRALFETPTVTQIAAIVDTELRAREEAELARALAEIEGLSDEQVRGLTTGAGEAKE